One window from the genome of Leptospira ryugenii encodes:
- a CDS encoding CapA family protein, with product MQTKEISDSKETSPILPFFESKDEKIESKNISFKAVGDTIPGTNYPENKLIDDEKRLFAAIQETLSGADILFGNFESTLTEYPHSGKDVSRPNTYAFRTPPAYANLLKSVGFDVMSVVNNHSYDFKEAGFLDTLRNLNQAGILAVGGKNTIQYLNKKGKKIAFIGFSYQTYHNSITRMEEAEVLVKEAVANADIVVLSIHAGAEANAIHTPDAEEIFLGENRGNMVKFSHRMIDLGADLVLGHGPHVPRGMEIYKDRLIAYSLGNFMGYRSLSSKGDNGLSLVLEVLVDEQGGFVSGKIHPVLMKDPGIPFPDPEKKSIRFIRQLSKEDFPNSPLTIDEEGNVGKITEALPG from the coding sequence ATGCAAACCAAAGAGATTTCTGACTCCAAAGAAACGAGTCCCATTCTTCCTTTTTTTGAATCGAAAGATGAAAAAATAGAAAGCAAGAATATCAGTTTTAAGGCAGTAGGAGATACCATTCCTGGTACAAATTACCCCGAAAACAAATTGATCGATGATGAAAAGCGATTGTTTGCTGCCATACAAGAAACTCTATCCGGAGCCGACATCTTGTTTGGAAATTTTGAGAGTACACTTACAGAATACCCACATTCGGGCAAGGATGTCTCTCGGCCCAACACTTATGCTTTTCGCACCCCACCTGCCTATGCCAACTTACTGAAATCAGTTGGCTTTGATGTAATGAGTGTTGTGAATAACCACTCTTATGATTTTAAAGAAGCTGGTTTTTTGGATACACTTCGTAACTTAAACCAAGCAGGGATTCTGGCGGTAGGTGGAAAGAATACCATTCAATACCTGAACAAAAAAGGCAAAAAGATTGCCTTTATCGGTTTTAGTTACCAAACCTATCACAATTCCATCACGAGGATGGAGGAAGCAGAGGTTTTAGTCAAAGAAGCCGTTGCCAATGCTGACATTGTGGTTCTTTCGATCCATGCAGGAGCAGAGGCAAACGCGATCCACACTCCTGATGCAGAGGAGATATTTCTAGGAGAGAACCGAGGCAATATGGTAAAGTTCTCACATCGCATGATTGATCTGGGAGCTGATTTGGTTTTGGGGCATGGCCCACATGTCCCGAGAGGGATGGAAATTTACAAGGACCGTTTGATTGCCTATTCATTGGGGAACTTTATGGGTTACCGCTCTCTTTCCTCCAAGGGCGACAATGGTTTGTCCTTGGTCTTGGAAGTTCTTGTGGATGAACAAGGCGGCTTTGTATCAGGGAAAATCCACCCCGTCTTAATGAAAGATCCAGGCATTCCTTTCCCCGACCCTGAGAAAAAAAGCATCCGTTTCATCCGGCAATTGAGTAAAGAGGATTTTCCGAATTCTCCCCTTACCATTGACGAAGAAGGCAATGTGGGCAAAATTACCGAAGCCCTTCCTGGTTGA